The Paracoccus sp. MC1862 genome includes a window with the following:
- a CDS encoding YIP1 family protein: MIELMRLTVRDPQTGFRMLQARPWGPGDRWALVFATAAASAVLSWMGAALMSGPEGGAGVLGMLTASPISMASVQVVSAAFGAYLLAEVGRIFGGTGKFADALLAVGWIEAIMVALQTIQLAVTLILPPLGALVGIATLLLAAYLMVALTMAVHGFRNALMVVMGILGTIMLTSFLLSILAATLGVLPGAPT; encoded by the coding sequence ATGATAGAACTGATGAGGCTGACCGTCCGCGACCCGCAGACGGGATTCCGGATGCTGCAAGCCAGGCCCTGGGGGCCGGGCGACCGCTGGGCGCTGGTCTTCGCGACCGCCGCGGCCTCGGCCGTGCTGTCCTGGATGGGCGCGGCCCTGATGTCGGGACCCGAGGGCGGGGCGGGGGTGCTGGGGATGCTCACGGCCTCGCCGATCTCGATGGCCTCGGTGCAGGTCGTCTCGGCCGCCTTCGGCGCCTATCTGCTGGCCGAGGTCGGCCGCATCTTCGGCGGCACCGGCAAGTTCGCCGACGCGCTGCTGGCCGTCGGCTGGATCGAGGCGATCATGGTCGCCCTGCAGACCATCCAGCTTGCCGTCACCCTGATCCTGCCGCCGCTGGGCGCGCTGGTCGGCATTGCGACGCTGCTGCTGGCCGCCTATCTGATGGTGGCCCTGACGATGGCGGTGCACGGCTTCCGCAATGCGCTGATGGTGGTGATGGGCATTCTTGGCACGATCATGCTGACCAGCTTTCTTCTGTCCATCCTCGCCGCCACCCTCGGGGTCCTGCCGGGAGCGCCCACATGA